A genomic window from Planctomycetia bacterium includes:
- a CDS encoding DUF1501 domain-containing protein, producing MHYDPSLLSRRALLQTVGGGFGGLALAALLGDESPAATPAPLGSQAAGGLPGLPHFAPKAKRVVQLFMGGAASHIDLFDYKPELVKHDGKPADFGEKVEAFQNGLGPWMRPQWDFQPHGNCGKLLGEPVAALGTCVDQMAFVHNMVGKTGIHSQSTYLQATGFQNPGFPGMGCWISYGLGSLNENLPTFVVLPDHRGFASNGPKNWDSAFLPAQHAGTQIYPGRNPPIADLTADGRAKFVNAREEAEAHALLAKLNHTHAAARAGDSRLEARIRSYELAARMQLAAPEALDLSGEPAHILKLYGLDHGRTTFDAEINPLEETDYFGKKCLVARRLLERGVRFVQIWSGNDNGFPRRNWDSHEDVRRDHGPLATGMARGAAALIQDLRQRGLLEDTIILWTTEFGRMPSTQGGKGRDHNPYCFTNWLCGGGIRGGVSHGPSDQWGYKPAEREHPTTVYDIHATIMHLLGIDHERLTVRHNGIDRRLTDVHGHVIRELIA from the coding sequence ATGCACTACGATCCATCGCTTCTTTCGCGCCGAGCGCTGCTGCAAACCGTCGGCGGTGGGTTCGGCGGCCTAGCCCTAGCGGCACTCCTCGGCGATGAATCGCCGGCCGCGACTCCGGCGCCGCTCGGTTCGCAAGCCGCCGGCGGATTGCCTGGGCTGCCTCATTTTGCACCGAAAGCGAAGCGCGTGGTGCAGCTTTTCATGGGAGGTGCGGCGAGCCATATCGACTTATTCGACTACAAGCCCGAACTCGTAAAGCACGACGGCAAGCCGGCAGACTTCGGCGAGAAGGTCGAGGCGTTCCAGAACGGGCTCGGGCCTTGGATGCGGCCGCAGTGGGATTTCCAACCGCACGGCAACTGCGGCAAGTTGCTCGGCGAACCGGTCGCGGCGCTCGGCACGTGCGTCGACCAAATGGCGTTCGTACACAACATGGTCGGCAAGACCGGCATTCATAGTCAGTCGACGTATCTGCAAGCGACCGGCTTTCAAAACCCGGGCTTTCCCGGGATGGGCTGCTGGATCAGCTACGGCCTCGGGAGCTTGAACGAAAACTTGCCGACGTTCGTCGTTCTGCCCGATCATCGGGGCTTCGCCTCGAACGGGCCGAAGAATTGGGACTCGGCATTCCTGCCCGCGCAACATGCTGGGACGCAAATCTATCCCGGCCGGAACCCGCCGATCGCCGATCTCACGGCCGACGGTCGCGCGAAGTTCGTCAACGCGCGCGAAGAGGCCGAGGCGCATGCGCTGCTCGCGAAGCTGAACCACACGCATGCCGCGGCACGCGCAGGAGACTCGCGGCTCGAAGCGCGCATTCGCAGTTACGAACTGGCCGCCCGAATGCAACTCGCCGCGCCCGAGGCACTCGATCTCTCAGGCGAACCGGCGCATATTCTCAAGCTGTACGGACTCGATCACGGGCGGACGACGTTCGACGCGGAAATCAACCCGCTCGAAGAGACGGATTACTTCGGCAAGAAGTGCCTCGTTGCCCGGAGGCTGCTCGAGCGCGGAGTGCGGTTCGTGCAGATCTGGAGCGGCAACGACAACGGCTTCCCGCGCCGCAATTGGGACTCGCACGAAGACGTGCGCCGCGATCATGGCCCGCTGGCGACCGGCATGGCGCGCGGCGCGGCGGCGCTGATTCAAGACCTGCGACAGCGTGGGCTGCTCGAAGACACGATCATTCTCTGGACGACGGAATTCGGCCGGATGCCTTCGACGCAAGGAGGCAAAGGACGCGACCATAATCCGTATTGCTTTACGAACTGGCTCTGCGGCGGCGGCATCCGGGGGGGCGTGTCGCACGGCCCGAGCGACCAATGGGGCTACAAGCCGGCCGAGCGGGAACATCCGA
- a CDS encoding DUF1549 domain-containing protein, with protein sequence MSFSRLAFMFSLLASLVGNAAEPAISFDRDIAPILERRCLECHGAASTTANDPPETKGGLSLVTRAAALRGGESGPALVPGKPEESLLLEYVLLDKEGRALMPKKRAPLKTEEVAALRQWIAAGAAWPAEIVLRDRRFEGAKWWSLEPLAKPTLPPAAGTTHPIDAFIRAKLAALKIAPSPEADRRTLVRRLYFDLVGLPPTPAEIETFLADRDPTAYEKLVDRLLASSHYGERWARHWLDVVHFGETHGYDKDKPRPHAWPYRDYVIRAFNEDKPYGRFVAEQLAGDVLYPDTRDGLEALGFISAGPWDFIGHAEVPESKIDGKVARHIDRDDMSTNAMQTFVALTVQCAQCHDHKFDPITQEDYYSLQAVFAAVDRTDKKYDLDPAVARRRTELLAEQTRIAAERTKLDEAIVAGAGKELAKLDTEIVKLQKPPVGQPQKADAYGYHSAIAPRQEASAEHPAKWVQVDLGKRVPIGSIVLHPCRDSFAGIGDGFGFPVRYRVEISDDAAFRSGVVVAADYTNRDVPRPGVQAQAAAASGQPARYVRVTAVKLAPRQNDFNFALAELEVFDQQGLNVAAGKTVTALDSIEAPARWRRANLVDGYYPGLGAGDPVELAALTKRRSEVFDRVTTAEQKRLFAALDERRAGATHELAKLPTQHTCYVGAVHTGTGNFVGTGAGGGKPRPIFVLARGNVSNPGKEVRPGAVSSIGALPARFEIPASAGEGERRAALARWIVDSKNPLTWRTIVNRVWQYHFGRGLVDSPNDFGRNGREPTHPELLDWLAASFRDGSTSGEKASLAAQSLKSLHRLIVTSATYRQASTAAQSTAQGMVDAEEVDIDNRYLWRANRRRVDAEALRDSLLAVSGLLDRTMYGPSFKDFVVEKPEHSPHYEYRLHDPTDPKSHRRSIYRFIVRSQPQPFMTTFDCADPSMQVDKRNESLSPLQALTLLNNGLTVVGAERFAAKLTASETELSARIEQGFYEALGRKPSDEEQAALVAYAGRHGLAATCRVLFNLNEFFFID encoded by the coding sequence ATGTCATTCTCCCGCCTAGCATTCATGTTCTCGCTATTAGCGAGCCTCGTCGGCAACGCCGCGGAACCGGCGATTTCCTTCGATCGCGACATCGCCCCGATCCTCGAACGCCGCTGCCTCGAATGCCACGGCGCGGCCTCGACCACGGCAAACGACCCACCGGAAACGAAAGGCGGGCTCTCGCTCGTCACGCGTGCGGCGGCGCTGCGCGGGGGAGAGTCGGGCCCGGCGCTCGTTCCCGGCAAGCCCGAAGAAAGCTTGCTGCTCGAATACGTCTTGCTCGACAAAGAGGGCCGGGCGTTGATGCCTAAGAAGCGAGCGCCGCTGAAGACGGAAGAGGTCGCGGCGCTGCGGCAGTGGATCGCGGCGGGGGCCGCTTGGCCGGCCGAAATCGTACTTCGCGATCGACGCTTCGAAGGAGCGAAGTGGTGGTCGCTCGAGCCGCTTGCGAAGCCGACGTTGCCGCCGGCCGCGGGAACGACCCATCCGATCGACGCCTTCATCCGGGCGAAGCTCGCCGCGCTGAAGATCGCGCCGTCGCCGGAAGCCGATCGTCGCACGCTCGTTCGCCGGCTCTACTTCGACCTCGTCGGCCTGCCGCCGACTCCCGCCGAGATCGAAACCTTTCTTGCCGACCGCGACCCGACCGCTTACGAAAAGCTCGTCGACCGGTTGCTCGCCTCGTCGCACTACGGCGAACGTTGGGCTCGGCATTGGCTCGACGTCGTCCACTTCGGCGAGACCCACGGCTACGACAAAGACAAGCCTCGCCCGCACGCTTGGCCGTATCGCGATTACGTGATTCGCGCCTTCAATGAAGACAAGCCGTACGGCCGCTTCGTTGCCGAGCAACTTGCAGGCGATGTCTTGTATCCCGACACGCGCGATGGGCTCGAAGCGCTCGGGTTCATCTCGGCCGGCCCTTGGGATTTCATCGGTCACGCCGAAGTTCCGGAGTCGAAGATCGACGGCAAAGTCGCACGACATATCGATCGCGACGACATGAGCACGAACGCAATGCAGACGTTCGTCGCCCTCACCGTGCAATGTGCCCAATGCCACGACCATAAGTTCGATCCGATTACGCAAGAAGACTATTACAGCCTTCAAGCGGTGTTCGCGGCCGTCGACCGGACGGACAAGAAATACGATCTCGATCCGGCCGTGGCCCGCCGCCGCACGGAGCTCCTCGCCGAGCAAACGCGCATCGCGGCGGAAAGAACCAAGCTCGACGAAGCGATCGTCGCCGGCGCAGGGAAAGAGTTGGCAAAGCTCGACACCGAGATCGTGAAGCTGCAAAAGCCCCCTGTCGGGCAGCCGCAAAAGGCCGATGCCTACGGCTACCACAGCGCGATCGCGCCCCGGCAAGAGGCGAGCGCCGAGCACCCGGCGAAATGGGTGCAAGTCGATCTCGGCAAGCGCGTGCCGATCGGCTCGATCGTGTTGCACCCTTGCCGCGACTCATTCGCGGGGATCGGCGACGGCTTCGGCTTTCCCGTTCGTTACCGAGTCGAGATCTCCGACGATGCTGCGTTCCGGTCGGGAGTCGTCGTCGCGGCCGACTACACGAACCGCGACGTGCCGAGGCCGGGCGTGCAAGCGCAAGCCGCGGCGGCGAGCGGACAACCGGCGCGCTACGTGCGCGTTACGGCCGTGAAGCTCGCGCCTCGTCAAAACGATTTCAACTTCGCGCTGGCCGAGCTCGAAGTGTTCGACCAACAAGGGCTCAACGTCGCCGCCGGCAAGACCGTGACCGCGCTCGATTCGATCGAAGCGCCGGCTCGCTGGCGACGGGCCAACCTCGTCGATGGTTACTATCCCGGTCTCGGAGCGGGCGATCCGGTAGAGCTCGCGGCGTTGACGAAGCGCCGCTCGGAGGTGTTCGACCGAGTGACGACGGCGGAACAAAAACGACTCTTCGCGGCGTTGGACGAACGCCGAGCCGGCGCGACGCACGAACTCGCCAAACTCCCGACGCAACACACTTGCTACGTCGGGGCAGTGCATACCGGCACGGGGAACTTCGTCGGCACCGGCGCCGGCGGCGGCAAGCCTCGACCGATCTTCGTACTGGCGCGCGGCAACGTCTCTAACCCCGGTAAGGAAGTGCGGCCGGGTGCCGTATCGTCGATCGGTGCTTTGCCGGCCCGCTTCGAGATTCCGGCCTCGGCCGGAGAAGGGGAACGTCGCGCAGCGCTGGCCCGTTGGATCGTCGACTCGAAGAATCCGCTCACTTGGCGCACGATCGTCAATCGCGTGTGGCAGTACCATTTCGGTCGAGGGCTCGTCGACTCGCCGAACGATTTCGGTCGCAACGGCCGAGAACCGACGCATCCCGAGCTTCTCGATTGGCTGGCGGCCTCGTTTCGCGACGGCAGTACGAGCGGGGAGAAAGCATCGCTCGCGGCGCAGTCGTTGAAGTCGCTCCATCGGCTGATCGTCACGAGTGCGACGTATCGGCAAGCGAGCACCGCCGCGCAGAGCACAGCGCAAGGAATGGTCGACGCCGAGGAAGTCGACATCGATAATCGTTATCTCTGGCGAGCGAATCGTCGGCGCGTCGATGCCGAAGCGCTGCGCGACTCGCTGCTCGCCGTGTCGGGCTTGCTCGATCGAACGATGTACGGCCCGAGCTTCAAGGACTTCGTCGTCGAGAAACCGGAGCACTCGCCGCATTACGAATACCGCTTGCACGACCCGACCGATCCGAAGTCGCACCGGCGCTCGATCTATCGCTTCATCGTGCGCTCGCAGCCGCAGCCGTTTATGACGACGTTCGATTGTGCGGATCCGTCGATGCAAGTCGACAAGCGCAACGAAAGCCTGTCGCCGTTGCAAGCGCTCACGCTCTTGAACAACGGACTCACGGTCGTCGGCGCCGAACGCTTCGCCGCGAAGCTGACGGCGTCGGAAACCGAGCTGTCGGCGCGCATCGAGCAGGGTTTCTACGAAGCGCTCGGACGGAAGCCGAGCGACGAAGAACAAGCGGCCCTCGTCGCCTATGCCGGCCGGCACGGCCTCGCGGCGACGTGCCGCGTGTTGTTCAACCTCAACGAATTTTTCTTCATCGATTGA
- a CDS encoding FadR family transcriptional regulator, which translates to MPAKKTTTKRKTATPPTTADRVAEITTHLEQLILSGTLKPDDRLPPERDLAEQWNVSRSVVREAIGRLAGVGLVRSRQGSGTRIGAPDGSHQLLNYQWLLKQGLIRLDHLSTARLPLETTIAALAAEHRTAEQLKRLEAEQRILHSGQASLKAHVEADMRFHAILAEATGNPIFQLILAPIQELLIESRRRTLGRYGTQLAYDHHAKILAAVRKQDPAAARKAMHEHIATNSQHLTDLANQP; encoded by the coding sequence ATGCCCGCTAAAAAAACAACGACCAAACGCAAAACCGCCACCCCGCCGACGACCGCCGATCGGGTCGCCGAGATCACGACGCACCTCGAGCAGTTGATCCTTTCCGGCACACTGAAGCCCGACGATCGCTTGCCGCCGGAACGAGACTTGGCCGAGCAGTGGAACGTGAGTCGGAGCGTCGTGCGCGAGGCGATCGGTCGGCTGGCGGGAGTCGGACTCGTGCGCAGTCGGCAAGGCTCCGGCACGCGTATCGGCGCACCCGATGGCAGCCATCAGTTGCTCAACTATCAATGGTTGTTGAAGCAAGGACTGATTCGACTCGACCACTTAAGTACGGCTCGGCTGCCGCTCGAGACGACCATCGCGGCTCTCGCGGCCGAGCATCGCACCGCCGAGCAACTCAAGCGATTGGAAGCGGAGCAGCGGATCTTGCATAGCGGCCAAGCCTCGCTCAAGGCGCACGTCGAGGCCGACATGCGCTTCCACGCGATTCTCGCCGAGGCGACCGGCAACCCGATTTTTCAATTGATCCTCGCGCCGATTCAGGAGCTGTTGATCGAGAGCCGGCGGCGCACGCTGGGGCGGTATGGAACGCAACTCGCCTACGATCATCACGCGAAGATATTGGCCGCAGTGCGGAAGCAAGACCCGGCCGCGGCGCGCAAGGCGATGCACGAACACATCGCCACGAACTCGCAGCACCTGACCGATCTGGCGAACCAGCCGTAA
- a CDS encoding c-type cytochrome, translating into MNVLLLPRTLAALAIGLLFTNSARAVDDPQWKLPPGFTIELVAGPPLVNHPTMGGFDDQGRLYICDGPGDNMRAAELLEKLPNNIRRLEDTDGDGRFDKSTMFADKMTFPMGALWHDGYVYTASPPHIWRLRDADGDGIAEERKILVSEFGFTGNAADIHGCFLGPDGRIYWCDGRHGHTFTDAQGKTLSKGLAARIFSCKPDGSDVQAFAGGGMDNPVEVCFTEEGEMLGTVAIFDNKPDRVDAIVHWVYGGAYPYFPKVLDEFKRTGDLLPAVSRFGRVAPSGILRYRGNQLGTEYTGNLFHAQFNTHRIVRTKLERSGATFKSKDEDFLVSENQDVHLTDVIEDADGSLLVVDTGGWFRIGCPNSQIAKPELLGGIYRIRRTGTAKPSDPRGLKMKWTADVSNTTLLRRLKDERWAVQDRVKDEFVRRGKKDKQVGEFLYTQYELAENLSTPLMRDIVWTLSRIGGPEELEYLDLLSAADGLPESTAQAICVALASHRDQSRGIVFRSDDLAVRRDVAMLCGRMKGEGDDPLFPELLKGIEPDRFLEHAVIYGLIERQAEDQALLMLEDEEPPIARAGLIALDQMGKLTDNLETAQLVKFLDSPDAPLQSATLGVVQKHPAWAAEVIAWLKTKLAAPALPAEQAPLVANTLVAYKLDPTIQQLIADTLVAAKTSPATRRMLLETMALSELTGPALPKPWTVAVAKSLHDADEAVARQALATTAVVGGAAGPFDADLKTLAAESTRSAEFRVAALKTLAARVGAVDGPTFAFLLDRLRTAPDSLDKLAAADVLGLAALAPPQRTALVEAVAKAGPMELPALLTQFEKDSSADEGVRLIAALALSPGLDNVSATRLEKLVAPYPPEVREAAKPLLKRINGDLETQRARLAELIAQIDGGDIARGRMLFGLQKTACSSCHKVGAGGANIGPELTKVGQIRSPVDILESVLYPSASFVRGYESVSVTTSAGLERSGILSRETPEAIYLKTAQREEVRIPRGDVDEIQPGKLSIMPQGLDKVMTLDELRDLVAYLKSLK; encoded by the coding sequence ATGAACGTTTTATTACTACCGCGAACGCTCGCCGCCCTCGCAATCGGGTTGCTATTCACAAACTCGGCTCGCGCCGTCGATGATCCGCAGTGGAAGCTGCCGCCGGGCTTCACGATCGAGCTCGTGGCCGGGCCGCCGCTGGTGAATCATCCGACGATGGGCGGGTTCGACGATCAGGGGCGGCTCTATATCTGCGACGGACCCGGCGACAACATGCGCGCCGCCGAACTGCTCGAAAAGCTCCCGAACAACATTCGTCGGCTCGAAGATACCGACGGCGACGGTCGGTTCGACAAGAGCACGATGTTTGCCGACAAGATGACCTTTCCGATGGGAGCTCTCTGGCACGACGGCTATGTCTACACCGCGAGCCCGCCGCATATCTGGCGGCTGCGCGACGCCGACGGCGACGGCATCGCCGAAGAGCGCAAGATCCTCGTCTCGGAGTTCGGTTTCACCGGCAACGCCGCCGATATCCACGGCTGCTTCCTCGGTCCCGACGGCCGGATCTATTGGTGCGACGGTCGCCACGGCCACACCTTCACCGACGCCCAAGGCAAAACGCTGAGCAAGGGGCTCGCGGCTCGCATTTTTTCCTGCAAGCCCGATGGCTCGGACGTGCAGGCCTTCGCCGGCGGCGGCATGGATAATCCGGTCGAGGTTTGCTTTACCGAAGAAGGTGAGATGCTCGGCACCGTCGCCATCTTCGACAACAAGCCCGATCGGGTCGATGCGATCGTCCATTGGGTCTACGGCGGGGCGTATCCGTATTTTCCCAAGGTGCTCGACGAATTCAAACGAACCGGCGACCTGCTGCCGGCAGTGAGCCGGTTCGGGCGCGTCGCGCCGAGCGGCATCCTCCGCTACCGCGGCAACCAACTCGGCACGGAGTATACGGGCAACCTGTTCCACGCGCAATTCAACACCCACCGCATCGTGCGCACCAAGCTCGAACGCTCGGGCGCCACCTTCAAATCCAAGGACGAAGATTTCCTCGTCTCGGAAAACCAAGACGTTCACCTGACCGATGTGATCGAAGACGCCGATGGGAGCTTGCTCGTCGTCGATACCGGAGGCTGGTTCCGCATCGGTTGCCCGAATTCGCAAATTGCTAAGCCGGAGCTCCTCGGCGGCATCTATCGCATCCGGCGCACCGGAACGGCGAAACCGAGCGACCCGCGCGGATTGAAAATGAAATGGACCGCCGACGTCTCGAACACGACGCTGCTGCGGCGACTGAAAGACGAGCGTTGGGCCGTGCAAGATCGAGTCAAGGACGAGTTCGTGCGCCGCGGTAAGAAAGACAAGCAAGTCGGCGAGTTCCTGTACACGCAATACGAACTTGCCGAGAACCTTTCGACGCCGCTTATGCGCGATATCGTCTGGACGCTCTCGCGCATCGGCGGCCCGGAAGAGTTGGAATATCTCGATTTGCTTTCCGCGGCCGACGGCTTGCCGGAGTCGACCGCCCAAGCGATCTGCGTCGCCTTGGCATCGCATCGAGATCAGAGCCGAGGGATCGTCTTCCGCTCCGACGATCTCGCCGTGCGGCGCGATGTGGCGATGCTTTGCGGACGGATGAAAGGAGAGGGAGACGATCCGCTGTTTCCGGAACTTCTGAAAGGGATCGAGCCCGATCGGTTCCTCGAACATGCCGTCATCTACGGCCTGATCGAACGGCAAGCCGAAGACCAAGCGCTGTTGATGCTGGAAGACGAAGAGCCGCCGATCGCGCGGGCCGGGCTGATCGCGCTCGATCAGATGGGCAAGCTGACCGACAACCTAGAGACGGCGCAATTGGTCAAGTTTCTCGACTCGCCGGATGCCCCGTTGCAGTCGGCGACGCTCGGTGTGGTGCAGAAGCATCCCGCTTGGGCCGCGGAAGTCATCGCGTGGTTGAAGACGAAACTCGCGGCTCCCGCGCTCCCGGCCGAGCAGGCGCCGCTCGTCGCCAACACGCTCGTCGCTTATAAGCTCGACCCGACGATCCAACAACTGATCGCCGATACGCTCGTCGCCGCCAAGACTTCGCCGGCGACGCGTCGCATGCTCTTGGAAACGATGGCTTTGAGCGAGTTGACCGGCCCGGCGCTGCCGAAGCCATGGACCGTGGCGGTCGCCAAGAGCCTGCACGACGCCGATGAAGCGGTCGCCCGGCAAGCGCTCGCGACCACGGCGGTCGTCGGCGGTGCGGCCGGGCCGTTCGATGCCGACTTGAAAACGCTCGCCGCCGAATCGACCCGCTCGGCCGAGTTTCGCGTTGCGGCGTTGAAGACCCTGGCCGCGCGCGTCGGCGCGGTCGACGGCCCGACGTTCGCCTTTCTTCTCGACCGGCTCCGCACCGCTCCCGACTCGCTCGACAAGCTCGCGGCCGCCGATGTGCTGGGCCTCGCAGCGCTCGCGCCGCCGCAACGGACGGCGCTCGTCGAAGCGGTCGCCAAGGCCGGACCGATGGAGTTGCCCGCACTGTTGACGCAATTCGAAAAAGACAGTTCGGCCGACGAAGGGGTTCGCCTCATCGCGGCGCTCGCCCTTTCGCCGGGGCTCGATAACGTCTCGGCAACGCGCCTCGAAAAGCTCGTCGCCCCGTATCCGCCGGAAGTGCGCGAGGCTGCGAAGCCGCTCTTGAAGCGCATCAACGGCGACCTCGAAACGCAGCGGGCCCGCCTCGCCGAGCTCATCGCGCAGATCGACGGGGGCGACATCGCTCGCGGCCGGATGCTGTTCGGCTTGCAGAAGACGGCGTGTAGTTCATGCCACAAGGTGGGCGCCGGCGGCGCGAACATCGGCCCGGAGTTGACGAAGGTCGGCCAGATTCGCTCGCCGGTGGATATTCTGGAGTCGGTCTTGTACCCGAGCGCGTCGTTCGTGCGCGGCTATGAGAGCGTGAGCGTGACGACTTCGGCCGGCTTGGAACGGAGCGGCATTTTGAGCCGCGAGACTCCCGAGGCCATCTACTTGAAGACGGCGCAGCGCGAGGAAGTGCGCATTCCGCGCGGCGACGTGGACGAAATCCAGCCCGGCAAGCTTTCGATCATGCCGCAAGGACTCGACAAGGTCATGACGCTCGACGAACTCCGCGATCTCGTTGCGTATCTGAAGTCGCTGAAATAA
- a CDS encoding ROK family protein — protein sequence MQVLAIDIGGTNVKFMTSNATESRRFPSGPTLTPDEMTNQVLEATKDWSYDAVTIGYPGPVTNDKALLEPRNLGRGWVGYDFGSHFGKPTKLINDAAMQALGSYEGGRMLFLGLGTGLGTTLIIDKVIAPMELAHLPYRKGRTFEDYVGERGLERLKVKKWQRAVHDVTMRLKAALVADYVVVGGGNSKKLDELPPGARLGNNANAFAGGFRLWYDYA from the coding sequence ATGCAAGTCTTGGCGATCGACATCGGCGGCACGAACGTGAAGTTCATGACGAGCAACGCTACGGAATCGCGCCGATTTCCGTCGGGCCCGACGCTCACGCCCGACGAGATGACGAACCAAGTCTTGGAAGCGACGAAGGATTGGTCGTACGACGCCGTGACGATCGGGTATCCCGGCCCTGTAACGAACGACAAGGCGCTGCTCGAGCCGCGGAACTTGGGACGCGGCTGGGTCGGCTACGACTTCGGCAGCCACTTCGGCAAACCGACGAAGCTCATCAACGACGCCGCCATGCAAGCGCTCGGCAGCTACGAAGGGGGACGGATGCTGTTCCTCGGCCTCGGCACGGGGCTCGGCACGACGCTCATCATCGATAAAGTGATCGCGCCGATGGAGCTGGCACACCTGCCGTATCGCAAGGGGCGGACCTTCGAAGACTACGTCGGCGAGCGCGGCTTGGAGCGTTTGAAGGTGAAGAAGTGGCAACGGGCCGTACACGACGTGACGATGCGCCTGAAAGCGGCCCTCGTGGCCGACTACGTGGTCGTCGGCGGCGGCAACTCGAAAAAGCTCGACGAACTCCCGCCCGGCGCTAGGCTCGGCAACAACGCGAACGCCTTCGCCGGCGGCTTCCGCCTGTGGTACGACTACGCGTAG
- a CDS encoding DUF1501 domain-containing protein, which yields MPRRGSLLSRRECLKLGSLALGGLGANSIQPLTLRAREGAPLPSDRSVIFVYLPGGPPHLETYDLKPDAPSEIRGEFRPIHTVVPGLDVSEHLPLHARVADRFSLIRSISHTRSDHGGALKRVLSGREPATPEVNVNEFPWMGSIVAKMRESRQAGVPNYSALIDADREDYDGFTLGSSYLGQAMRPFSVAGDPSLGDFQVKNLAIDPRARAGLEGRVRLLRELDTTADTRDYGGSMAANDVFQRRALDLLTADVARRAFDLSYEPQSVRERYGLHPWGQRALLARRLVEAGASFVKVVMLSPITGRNWPTDTTNNWDSHAVGCNIFTDARWRLPYYDQAISALIEDLHTRGLDRRTMLIVTGEFGRTPRISYAQGRPGRDHWPQAMSVLVSGGGLRMGQVVGSTNDKGEHPHDRPLSPNDLWATMFHQLGIDPNHTSFLDHARRPMSILPDGKPIAELL from the coding sequence TTGCCGCGGCGCGGAAGCCTATTGTCGCGGCGCGAGTGTTTGAAGCTCGGTTCCCTCGCGCTCGGCGGGCTCGGCGCGAACAGCATCCAGCCGCTGACGCTTCGTGCGCGCGAGGGTGCGCCCCTCCCGTCCGATCGATCGGTGATCTTCGTCTATCTGCCGGGCGGGCCGCCGCATCTCGAAACCTATGACCTCAAGCCCGATGCCCCGAGCGAGATTCGCGGCGAGTTCCGGCCGATTCACACCGTCGTTCCCGGGCTCGACGTCAGCGAACACTTGCCGCTCCATGCGCGCGTCGCCGACCGGTTCTCGTTGATCCGCTCGATCTCGCATACCCGCTCCGATCATGGCGGAGCCTTGAAGCGCGTCCTATCCGGGCGCGAGCCGGCGACTCCGGAAGTGAACGTCAACGAGTTCCCTTGGATGGGCTCGATCGTCGCGAAGATGCGCGAGTCGCGACAAGCGGGCGTGCCGAACTACTCGGCTCTCATCGACGCCGATCGCGAAGATTACGATGGTTTCACTCTCGGCTCGTCTTACTTGGGCCAAGCGATGCGGCCGTTCTCGGTCGCCGGCGATCCGAGCCTCGGCGACTTCCAGGTGAAGAACCTCGCCATCGATCCGCGCGCTCGCGCCGGTCTCGAAGGCCGTGTCCGTCTGCTGCGCGAGCTCGATACGACGGCCGACACCCGCGACTACGGCGGCTCGATGGCCGCGAACGACGTATTCCAACGCCGCGCGCTCGACCTGCTCACGGCCGACGTCGCGCGCCGCGCTTTCGATCTCTCGTACGAACCGCAAAGCGTGCGCGAACGCTACGGCTTGCACCCGTGGGGGCAGCGGGCCCTCTTGGCGCGGCGGTTGGTCGAAGCGGGCGCAAGCTTCGTGAAGGTCGTGATGCTTTCGCCGATCACCGGCCGCAATTGGCCAACCGATACGACGAACAATTGGGACTCGCACGCCGTCGGCTGCAACATCTTCACCGATGCCCGTTGGCGGCTGCCGTACTACGACCAAGCGATCTCGGCCTTGATCGAAGACCTCCACACGCGCGGACTCGATCGCCGCACGATGCTCATCGTCACCGGCGAGTTCGGCCGGACGCCACGCATCAGCTACGCCCAAGGAAGACCCGGCCGCGACCATTGGCCGCAAGCGATGTCGGTGCTGGTCTCCGGCGGAGGTCTGCGGATGGGGCAAGTCGTCGGCTCGACGAATGACAAAGGCGAGCATCCGCACGACCGGCCCCTCTCGCCGAACGATCTCTGGGCGACGATGTTCCACCAGTTGGGAATCGACCCGAACCACACGTCATTCCTCGACCACGCCCGCCGCCCGATGTCGATCTTGCCCGACGGCAAACCGATCGCGGAGTTGCTGTAA